In one window of Microbacterium natoriense DNA:
- the treZ gene encoding malto-oligosyltrehalose trehalohydrolase has translation MIEVWAPLARRVRVRLLGDQGATIDERELRRSEAEGWWRAELELADGDRYGFVLDDGDQVRPDPRSRRQPEGVHAPSAAFDPAAFAWTDAAWTGRQLAGGAIYELHIGTFTPEGTLDALIGRLDHLVDLGITHVEMLPVNAFNGRRNWGYDGVLWYAVHEEYGGPRAYQRFVDAAHARGLGVIQDVVYNHFGPSGNYLPEFGPYLREGRSNPWGDEVNLDEPAVRQYIIDNALMWLRDFHVDGLRLDAVHALNDDRPTHILAELAERTEALSAQQNRPLSLIAESDLNDPTLILPREAGGYGLTAQWSDDWHHAMHVALTGETTGYYADFAAPEAVAKVTQHGFFHDGTFSSFRGRPHGHPIPPTVPTWRLVTYMQNHDQIGNRAAGDRLGANLTPDRLAVAAVLALTAPGTPMLFMGEEWGASTPWQFFTSHPEPELAKATAEGRIAEFEKMGWNRSLVPDPQDPATFDRSHLNWEERQQGEHARLLDLHRRLLALRIQRPELTDPDAAKTAVTSIRDDGPPRARAFRIERGAVSVLVNLTSEPVAFDVRPGDRLLVSTRSASLDAGSLEVPPDAAIVVGPELAAQPVGLDANRTSSS, from the coding sequence ATGATCGAGGTGTGGGCGCCCCTGGCGCGCCGCGTGCGGGTGCGCCTTCTGGGCGACCAGGGCGCGACGATCGACGAACGCGAGCTCAGGCGTTCTGAGGCGGAGGGGTGGTGGCGCGCAGAGCTCGAACTGGCCGACGGCGACCGCTACGGCTTCGTGCTCGACGACGGAGATCAGGTGCGGCCCGACCCTCGATCGCGCCGGCAGCCCGAGGGCGTGCACGCACCCTCGGCCGCCTTCGACCCCGCGGCGTTCGCCTGGACCGACGCGGCGTGGACAGGGCGGCAGCTCGCTGGTGGCGCGATCTACGAGCTGCACATCGGCACCTTCACCCCCGAGGGGACGCTCGACGCTCTGATCGGCCGACTCGACCACCTCGTCGACCTCGGCATCACGCACGTCGAGATGCTCCCCGTCAACGCCTTCAACGGGCGACGGAACTGGGGATACGACGGCGTGCTCTGGTACGCCGTGCACGAGGAGTACGGCGGCCCGCGCGCCTATCAGCGTTTCGTCGACGCCGCGCACGCCCGCGGACTGGGCGTCATCCAGGACGTCGTCTACAACCATTTCGGCCCGAGCGGCAACTATCTGCCGGAGTTCGGGCCGTATCTGCGCGAGGGGCGGAGCAACCCGTGGGGTGACGAGGTGAACCTCGACGAGCCAGCCGTGCGCCAGTACATCATCGACAACGCGCTGATGTGGCTGCGCGACTTCCACGTCGACGGCCTCCGTCTCGACGCCGTGCACGCGCTGAACGACGACCGGCCCACGCACATCCTCGCCGAACTCGCCGAGCGCACCGAGGCGCTCTCCGCTCAGCAGAACCGGCCGCTCAGCCTGATCGCCGAATCCGATCTCAACGATCCGACGCTCATCCTTCCGCGGGAGGCCGGCGGCTACGGTCTCACGGCGCAGTGGTCGGACGACTGGCACCACGCGATGCACGTCGCCCTCACCGGCGAGACCACGGGGTACTACGCCGATTTCGCCGCCCCCGAGGCGGTCGCCAAGGTGACGCAGCACGGGTTCTTCCACGACGGCACGTTCTCGTCTTTCCGTGGGCGGCCGCACGGGCATCCGATACCGCCGACGGTGCCGACGTGGCGACTGGTCACCTACATGCAGAACCACGATCAGATCGGCAACAGAGCGGCCGGCGATCGGCTCGGCGCGAACCTGACGCCCGACCGGCTCGCGGTCGCCGCCGTTCTCGCACTCACCGCACCCGGCACTCCCATGCTCTTCATGGGAGAGGAGTGGGGTGCATCCACGCCGTGGCAGTTCTTCACCTCGCATCCCGAGCCGGAACTCGCGAAGGCCACAGCGGAGGGGCGCATCGCCGAGTTCGAGAAGATGGGCTGGAATCGGTCCCTCGTGCCCGACCCGCAGGACCCGGCGACGTTCGATCGCTCGCATCTGAACTGGGAGGAACGCCAGCAGGGCGAGCACGCGCGCCTGCTCGATCTGCATCGGCGGCTGCTCGCGCTGCGCATCCAGCGGCCCGAGCTCACCGATCCCGACGCCGCGAAGACCGCCGTCACCTCGATCCGCGACGACGGACCGCCGCGTGCCCGCGCGTTCCGCATCGAGCGGGGTGCGGTGTCGGTGCTGGTGAACCTCACGAGCGAACCGGTCGCGTTCGACGTGCGACCCGGTGATCGGCTGCTGGTGTCGACCCGCTCGGCGAGCCTCGACGCGGGCTCTCTCGAGGTCCCGCCCGATGCAGCCATCGTGGTCGGGCCGGAGCTCGCCGCTCAGCCGGTGGGCCTGGACGCGAACCGCACGAGCTCCTCGTAG
- the xylB gene encoding xylulokinase, producing MALVIGVDSSTQSCKVVVVDTSTGAVVRSGRASHPDGTAVDPEAWWQALNSALAEAGGLDGVEAWSIGGQQHGMVAIDAEGRVIRDALLWNDTRSAGAAADLIAEFGASALAERTGLVPVASFTITKLRWLRDNEPENAARVAAVALPHDWLTWRLRGFGPENPALDELVSDRSDASGTGYWNPRTGEYDRELLIAALGHDAVLPRVLGHDESVTDAGGRRVAPGAGDNAAAAFGLGAAVGDVVVSIGTSGTVCAISESPVFDPAGTVAGFADASGNFLPLVATLNAARVLDATASLLGVGHAEFSDLALQAAPGADGLTLVPYFEGERTPNLPDATASLTGMTLASTTRPNLARAAVEGMLRGLGAGLDALRDLGIPLERALLIGGGAQSEAVRVIAPEVLGLPVEAPEPGEYVALGAARQAAQALGG from the coding sequence ATGGCACTCGTGATCGGGGTCGACTCGTCGACCCAGTCCTGCAAGGTCGTCGTCGTCGACACTTCGACCGGAGCCGTCGTGCGCTCTGGACGAGCGTCGCATCCTGATGGCACGGCTGTCGACCCCGAGGCCTGGTGGCAGGCGCTGAACTCCGCGCTCGCGGAGGCGGGAGGTCTCGACGGCGTCGAGGCCTGGTCGATCGGCGGCCAGCAGCACGGCATGGTCGCGATCGACGCCGAGGGCCGCGTCATCCGCGACGCCCTGCTCTGGAACGACACCCGCTCGGCGGGAGCCGCCGCCGATCTGATCGCGGAGTTCGGCGCCTCGGCTCTGGCCGAGCGCACCGGCCTGGTTCCTGTCGCGTCGTTCACGATCACCAAGCTGCGCTGGCTGCGCGACAACGAGCCGGAGAACGCCGCCCGCGTCGCCGCGGTCGCTCTGCCGCACGACTGGCTGACCTGGCGGCTGCGCGGATTCGGGCCCGAGAATCCGGCGCTCGACGAGCTCGTCAGCGACCGCTCGGATGCCTCGGGCACGGGCTACTGGAACCCGCGCACGGGCGAGTACGATCGCGAGCTGCTCATCGCGGCGCTCGGTCACGACGCGGTGCTGCCGCGCGTTCTCGGCCACGACGAGAGCGTGACGGATGCCGGTGGCCGCCGCGTCGCACCCGGCGCGGGTGACAACGCCGCCGCCGCCTTCGGCCTGGGCGCCGCGGTCGGCGACGTCGTCGTCTCGATCGGCACCTCGGGCACGGTCTGCGCGATCAGCGAGTCTCCCGTCTTCGACCCCGCGGGCACGGTCGCCGGCTTCGCCGATGCCTCCGGCAACTTCCTCCCCCTGGTCGCGACGTTGAACGCCGCTCGTGTGCTCGACGCCACGGCGTCGCTGCTCGGCGTCGGCCATGCCGAGTTCAGCGACCTCGCACTGCAGGCCGCTCCTGGGGCCGATGGTCTGACGCTCGTGCCCTACTTCGAGGGCGAGCGCACGCCGAACCTGCCGGATGCCACGGCATCCCTCACCGGGATGACGCTCGCGTCGACCACGCGACCCAATCTCGCCCGCGCCGCTGTCGAGGGCATGCTGCGAGGCCTCGGCGCGGGTCTCGACGCTCTGCGCGATCTCGGCATCCCTCTCGAGCGGGCCCTGCTCATCGGCGGCGGAGCGCAGTCCGAGGCCGTGCGCGTCATCGCGCCCGAGGTCCTCGGGCTGCCGGTCGAGGCGCCGGAGCCCGGCGAGTATGTGGCGCTCGGAGCCGCGCGGCAGGCCGCGCAGGCGCTCGGAGGCTGA
- the xylA gene encoding xylose isomerase, which translates to MTTPTREDKFSFGLWTVGYNGADPFGGPTRPALDVVHAVEKLAELGAYGLTFHDDDLFAFGSTEAERQTQIDRLKGALADTGLIVPMVTTNLFSAPVFKDGGFTSNDRDVRRYALRKVFRQLDLGAELGAKTFVMWGGREGAEYDSAKDVRAALERYREAVNLLGDYVTDKGYDIRFAIEPKPNEPRGDILLPTLGHAIAFIDSLERPELVGVNPEVGHEQMAGLNFTAGIAQALFHGKLFHIDLNGQRGIKYDQDLVFGHGDLHNAFSLVDLLENGGPGGVPAYDGPRHFDYKPSRTEDENGVWESAAANMRTYLLLKERAAAFRADPEVQEALAAARVDELSTPTLAEGETYDDFLADRSAYEDFDANSYFGGKGFGFVRLQQLATEHLLGAR; encoded by the coding sequence ATGACCACCCCCACCCGTGAAGACAAGTTCTCGTTCGGCCTCTGGACCGTCGGCTACAACGGCGCCGACCCCTTCGGCGGCCCGACCCGCCCCGCCCTCGACGTCGTGCACGCCGTCGAGAAGCTCGCCGAACTCGGCGCCTACGGTCTGACGTTCCACGACGACGACCTGTTCGCCTTCGGCTCGACCGAGGCCGAGCGCCAGACGCAGATCGACCGCCTCAAGGGCGCTCTCGCCGACACCGGCCTGATCGTGCCGATGGTCACAACCAACCTCTTCAGCGCCCCGGTCTTCAAAGACGGAGGCTTCACCTCGAACGACCGCGACGTGCGCCGCTACGCCCTGCGCAAGGTGTTCCGCCAGCTCGACCTCGGAGCCGAGCTCGGCGCCAAGACGTTCGTCATGTGGGGCGGCCGCGAGGGCGCGGAGTACGACTCCGCGAAGGACGTCCGCGCCGCTCTCGAGCGCTACCGCGAGGCCGTCAACCTGCTGGGCGACTACGTGACCGACAAGGGCTACGACATCCGCTTCGCGATCGAGCCGAAGCCGAACGAGCCCCGCGGCGACATCCTGCTGCCGACCCTCGGCCACGCGATCGCGTTCATCGACTCGCTCGAGCGCCCCGAGCTCGTCGGCGTGAACCCCGAGGTCGGGCACGAGCAGATGGCCGGGCTCAACTTCACGGCCGGCATCGCACAGGCGCTGTTCCACGGCAAGCTGTTCCACATCGACCTCAACGGCCAGCGCGGCATCAAGTACGACCAGGACCTCGTGTTCGGGCACGGCGATCTGCACAACGCGTTCTCGCTCGTCGACCTGCTCGAGAACGGCGGCCCCGGCGGCGTGCCCGCCTATGACGGCCCCCGTCACTTCGACTACAAGCCGAGCCGCACGGAAGACGAGAACGGCGTGTGGGAGTCGGCCGCTGCGAACATGCGCACCTACCTGCTGCTGAAGGAGCGCGCCGCGGCCTTCCGCGCCGACCCTGAGGTGCAGGAGGCGCTCGCCGCCGCTCGTGTCGACGAGCTGTCGACGCCGACCCTGGCCGAGGGCGAGACCTACGACGACTTCCTCGCCGACCGCTCGGCCTACGAGGACTTCGACGCGAACTCGTACTTCGGCGGCAAGGGCTTCGGCTTCGTCCGTCTGCAGCAACTCGCCACCGAGCACCTCCTCGGCGCTCGCTGA
- a CDS encoding ROK family transcriptional regulator, which produces MPSPSSPAPGTRPHNLARILRLVHEEGAQSRAALTETTGLNRSTIADLVGELIRLGLVDERIPETPGRVGRPSPVVAASSDVVAIAVNPEVDAVEIAAIGLDRSIRLRKRVLNEALPTPQGLTTLLAETLQEWCDGPLRQARITAIGIAVPGLVRASDGVVRNAPHLEWRDVPLADLVADGCGIATVVDNDASLGAIAEHRYGAGHGIDDIVYLNGGASGIGGGLIIRGVPVAGAGGYAGEFGQNRPRITDDADRRTADGVLEAEVSRRLLLDVVGLEAADDDVLAAELSTSGSPDAAAEVSRQGRVLAGALANAVNVLNPAVIVLGGFLATLGELRREEIMDAVTELAMAESAEGLGIRSAALGADRLLIGAAELAFAGLIANPAERG; this is translated from the coding sequence ATGCCGTCACCGTCGAGCCCGGCCCCGGGCACCCGTCCGCACAACCTCGCTCGCATCCTGCGACTCGTGCACGAGGAGGGTGCGCAGTCCCGCGCCGCGCTCACCGAGACGACGGGGCTGAACCGCTCGACCATCGCGGATCTGGTGGGCGAACTCATCAGGCTCGGGCTGGTCGACGAGAGGATTCCCGAGACGCCGGGGCGGGTCGGCCGCCCCTCGCCCGTCGTCGCGGCATCCTCCGATGTCGTCGCGATCGCCGTGAACCCGGAAGTCGATGCCGTCGAGATCGCTGCGATCGGGCTCGACCGCAGCATCCGCCTGCGCAAGCGGGTCCTGAACGAGGCCCTTCCGACGCCACAGGGTCTCACGACCCTGCTCGCCGAGACGCTCCAGGAATGGTGCGACGGACCGCTCAGGCAGGCCCGCATCACCGCGATCGGCATCGCGGTGCCCGGTCTCGTGCGCGCGTCGGACGGCGTGGTGCGCAACGCCCCCCACCTCGAATGGCGGGACGTGCCTCTCGCCGACCTCGTCGCCGACGGCTGCGGCATCGCCACGGTCGTCGACAACGACGCCAGTCTGGGCGCGATCGCGGAGCACCGCTACGGTGCAGGACACGGAATCGATGACATCGTCTACTTGAACGGCGGCGCCTCCGGCATCGGCGGCGGGCTCATCATCCGAGGCGTCCCGGTCGCGGGCGCGGGCGGCTACGCAGGAGAGTTCGGGCAGAATCGGCCGCGCATCACCGACGACGCCGATCGCCGCACGGCCGACGGCGTGCTCGAAGCCGAGGTGAGCCGCCGGCTGCTGCTCGACGTCGTCGGGCTCGAGGCAGCCGACGATGACGTCCTCGCAGCCGAGCTCAGCACGTCGGGCAGTCCCGACGCCGCAGCCGAGGTGTCCCGTCAGGGGCGCGTCCTCGCGGGCGCGCTCGCGAACGCCGTGAACGTGCTCAATCCCGCCGTCATCGTGCTCGGCGGCTTCCTCGCGACCCTCGGAGAGCTGCGCCGGGAGGAGATCATGGATGCCGTGACGGAGCTCGCCATGGCGGAGAGCGCCGAGGGACTCGGCATCCGCTCCGCCGCCCTCGGGGCCGACCGTCTGCTGATCGGCGCCGCCGAACTCGCCTTCGCCGGCCTCATCGCGAATCCGGCCGAGCGCGGCTGA
- a CDS encoding AraC family transcriptional regulator: MIGTLNALVDLVERSAGEELDIAAFAHGQGTTEYHLRRMFSALAGMPLSEYVRRRRMTLAGAELAAGAPNVLDVAVRHGYGSIEAFGRAFRAVHGISATDARRDGGPLRTQPTLRFRLSVEGSTQMDVTITALPELVLVGHAAQVPLIHEGVNPRIQEHIAAIAPEEHARLKALSDAEPGGILAVTADVAPDAPEGTTLTYLHGVAVQSGTPVPDDLDVIRVDAGSWAVFSAKGPFPETLQNLWAATATEWFPSNPWRLRPGPSIVRYLEFTGTHASCELWLAVEAA, encoded by the coding sequence ATGATCGGAACGCTGAACGCGCTGGTCGACCTGGTCGAACGCAGCGCCGGGGAAGAGCTCGACATCGCCGCCTTCGCCCATGGACAGGGCACGACGGAATACCACCTGCGCCGGATGTTCTCGGCGCTCGCCGGTATGCCGCTCTCGGAATACGTACGGCGGCGGCGCATGACTCTAGCGGGCGCCGAGCTCGCGGCGGGTGCGCCGAACGTGCTCGATGTGGCCGTGCGACACGGATACGGCTCGATCGAGGCGTTCGGCCGCGCCTTCCGTGCCGTGCACGGGATCAGCGCGACGGATGCGCGCCGTGACGGGGGCCCTCTCCGCACACAACCCACGCTCCGGTTCCGCCTGAGCGTCGAAGGGAGCACCCAGATGGACGTCACCATCACCGCACTGCCCGAACTCGTCCTGGTCGGCCATGCCGCACAGGTCCCGCTCATCCATGAAGGCGTGAATCCGCGCATCCAGGAGCACATCGCCGCGATCGCACCGGAGGAGCACGCGAGGCTCAAGGCACTCAGCGATGCCGAACCCGGCGGGATCCTCGCCGTCACGGCCGACGTCGCTCCCGATGCGCCTGAGGGCACGACACTCACCTATCTGCACGGCGTGGCCGTGCAGTCGGGCACCCCTGTGCCCGACGATCTCGACGTGATCAGAGTCGACGCAGGCTCGTGGGCGGTGTTCTCCGCGAAGGGGCCGTTCCCGGAGACCCTGCAGAACCTGTGGGCGGCGACGGCGACCGAGTGGTTCCCCTCGAACCCCTGGCGGCTGCGCCCTGGGCCGTCGATCGTCCGCTACCTCGAGTTCACCGGCACGCACGCCTCGTGCGAGCTCTGGCTGGCCGTCGAGGCCGCCTGA
- a CDS encoding GyrI-like domain-containing protein: MAIDPKKTLDAYQAKRGEFRVLEVPAMQYLMVDGAGDPNTSGEYADALAALYPVAYTLKFALREQAGIDAVVMPLEGLWHASDMESFTTRRDKSAWLWTMMIMVPEQITVAMFAEAVDTVANKAVKKKQPLPALPLVRLETLDEGQCVQTLHIGSYDDEAPVLDDLHHRFVPENGLRMRGRHHEIYLSDARRVEAAKLRTILRQPVASIS, from the coding sequence ATGGCGATCGATCCGAAGAAGACGCTCGACGCGTATCAGGCGAAGCGGGGGGAGTTCCGCGTCCTCGAGGTGCCGGCCATGCAGTACCTCATGGTCGACGGCGCCGGTGACCCGAACACGTCCGGGGAGTATGCAGATGCCCTCGCGGCGCTGTACCCCGTCGCCTACACGCTGAAGTTCGCACTGCGTGAGCAGGCCGGAATCGATGCGGTGGTCATGCCGCTCGAGGGGCTCTGGCATGCGAGCGACATGGAGTCGTTCACCACCCGGCGCGACAAGTCCGCATGGCTCTGGACGATGATGATCATGGTGCCGGAGCAGATCACGGTCGCGATGTTCGCCGAGGCGGTCGACACGGTGGCGAACAAGGCTGTGAAGAAGAAGCAGCCCCTGCCCGCGCTGCCGCTCGTGCGACTGGAGACGCTCGATGAGGGGCAGTGCGTGCAGACCCTGCACATCGGCTCTTACGACGACGAGGCTCCGGTGCTCGACGATCTGCACCATCGCTTCGTCCCCGAGAACGGGCTGCGGATGCGCGGCCGTCACCACGAGATCTACCTCAGCGACGCCCGACGGGTGGAGGCGGCGAAGCTGCGCACGATCCTCCGCCAGCCGGTGGCATCGATCAGCTGA
- a CDS encoding GNAT family N-acetyltransferase: MTSIRNARLVAGPAGALVHVNDSAALGRIEISVLDPVGDLDLLHEWVTRPSSRFWGLAELTPEELRDLYLFVDGLASHHAFLVRREGLPIVLLQTYEPENDPLGDAYDVLPGDAGLHFFLGDRGEPVPRFSWHVSDLIAEFVFSRPEVDRIVIEPDVGNERAVARAVKSGFELGPLVQLPDKTGRLAFLTRERWERQRAAVS; the protein is encoded by the coding sequence ATGACCTCCATCCGCAATGCCCGCCTGGTGGCCGGCCCGGCCGGCGCCCTCGTGCACGTGAACGACTCGGCGGCTCTGGGCCGCATCGAGATCTCCGTGCTCGACCCCGTCGGCGATCTCGATCTGCTGCACGAGTGGGTGACGCGCCCGAGCTCGCGGTTCTGGGGTCTGGCCGAGCTGACCCCCGAGGAGCTCCGCGACCTCTACCTGTTCGTCGACGGCCTTGCGAGCCACCACGCCTTCCTCGTGCGTCGCGAGGGACTGCCGATCGTGCTGCTGCAGACGTACGAGCCCGAGAACGATCCGCTGGGCGATGCGTACGATGTGCTCCCCGGCGATGCGGGCCTGCACTTCTTCCTCGGCGACCGTGGCGAGCCTGTCCCGCGGTTCTCCTGGCACGTCTCCGACCTGATCGCCGAGTTCGTCTTCTCCCGCCCCGAGGTGGATCGCATCGTGATCGAACCAGACGTCGGCAACGAGCGTGCAGTGGCTCGCGCGGTCAAGAGCGGCTTCGAACTCGGACCGCTCGTTCAGCTTCCCGACAAGACGGGCCGCCTCGCCTTCCTGACCCGCGAACGGTGGGAGCGGCAGCGGGCAGCGGTCAGCTGA
- a CDS encoding penicillin acylase family protein, protein MAEIFRDGLGIPHIRATDVRDLAHAQGEVTARDRGWQIEADRLRAQGRLAELIGDAGIAWDVFARRARIDDTVRRAFAALDAESQRFISDYAAGVRAGMSDLGGQAAEFRMLDARFDDTRPLAPWDDHDPLGVLHVAHVLFSTFPHVLWREHVARTIGDDWVDVFAGDEHADETLPTSGSNAWALHGSRTASGLPLLAGDPHRLFELPGVYQQVRLACEEFDVVGFAFPGVPGVPHFGHTGDSAWGITNAIAHSVDVFEERLRRTGNGYQAWGRNGWEPVDVLRSTIRVRGGADIEVEALESVRGSIVTDLHEHDGELRGWSIRHPARVHVDLGAAALLPLLRARTARQVIDAFGSWVDPVNRVLAADRSGTVLSATVGVVPERPRSQRRRALQNGTPVAARTLPAAIPVADLAVDANERPARADIDLGWAYPSRHRAQRIAHLLKTRRPRSTAGFAEVWSDTQGGVRTGLLALLPAGDLPSPAAEARDALARWDGRMDAGSPAAGVFAAWRGALVRAVAQHPILSPLRDPHLFGAVFDPWMAVEGQIASALPRLLQHPSLAAEAANLVRAALERAASASAWGATHRMLPLHVLADVVGIAAPGTEFDTVLSGDGDTVRCTGSTPGVTDRSWRGSVARWAWDLEDRERSLWSVPFGASGDPASPHFADQHADWAEVRPTAVVTDWSALTIDRPTGAS, encoded by the coding sequence ATGGCGGAGATCTTCCGTGACGGCCTGGGCATCCCGCACATCCGCGCGACGGATGTGCGGGATCTCGCCCATGCACAGGGCGAGGTCACCGCTCGCGACCGGGGCTGGCAGATCGAGGCCGACCGGCTTCGTGCGCAGGGCCGGCTGGCCGAGCTCATCGGCGACGCCGGCATCGCCTGGGACGTCTTCGCGCGACGGGCGCGGATCGACGACACCGTCCGGCGAGCATTCGCGGCTCTCGACGCGGAATCGCAGCGATTCATCAGCGACTACGCGGCCGGCGTGCGCGCCGGCATGAGCGATCTCGGCGGGCAGGCGGCAGAGTTCCGCATGCTCGACGCGAGATTCGACGACACCCGCCCGCTCGCGCCGTGGGACGACCACGACCCGCTCGGCGTGCTGCACGTCGCTCACGTGCTGTTCTCGACCTTCCCGCATGTGCTGTGGCGCGAGCACGTCGCGCGCACGATCGGCGACGACTGGGTCGACGTGTTCGCTGGGGACGAGCATGCCGACGAGACGCTGCCGACATCGGGGAGCAACGCCTGGGCTCTGCACGGCTCGCGGACGGCGAGCGGGTTGCCGCTGCTGGCCGGCGACCCGCATCGGCTGTTCGAGCTGCCCGGCGTGTACCAGCAGGTCCGCCTCGCGTGCGAGGAGTTCGACGTCGTCGGCTTCGCATTCCCCGGAGTGCCGGGGGTGCCGCATTTCGGCCACACCGGAGACTCCGCATGGGGCATCACGAACGCGATCGCGCACAGCGTCGACGTGTTCGAGGAGCGGCTTCGCCGCACGGGCAACGGATACCAGGCGTGGGGGCGGAACGGCTGGGAGCCGGTCGACGTTCTGCGGTCCACGATCCGGGTGCGCGGCGGAGCGGACATCGAGGTCGAGGCGCTGGAGAGCGTCCGCGGAAGCATCGTCACCGACCTGCACGAGCATGACGGCGAACTGCGCGGGTGGAGCATCCGCCACCCGGCCCGCGTCCACGTCGATCTGGGCGCCGCGGCGCTCCTGCCTCTCCTGCGCGCCCGCACCGCACGTCAGGTGATCGACGCGTTCGGATCCTGGGTCGACCCGGTCAATCGCGTGCTCGCCGCCGACCGATCGGGCACGGTGCTTTCGGCGACCGTCGGAGTCGTTCCCGAGCGCCCCCGCTCCCAGCGACGTCGAGCGCTGCAGAACGGCACCCCGGTGGCCGCTCGGACGCTGCCTGCCGCCATCCCCGTGGCGGATCTCGCGGTGGATGCGAACGAACGCCCCGCGAGAGCGGACATCGATCTCGGTTGGGCCTACCCCTCGCGCCATCGTGCGCAGCGCATCGCGCACCTGCTCAAGACCCGGCGCCCGCGCAGCACCGCCGGCTTCGCCGAGGTCTGGAGCGACACGCAGGGCGGTGTGCGCACCGGGCTGCTCGCTCTGCTGCCCGCAGGCGACCTCCCCTCGCCCGCGGCCGAGGCGCGTGACGCGCTCGCCCGGTGGGACGGGCGCATGGATGCCGGCTCTCCCGCGGCCGGGGTCTTCGCAGCCTGGCGAGGCGCTCTGGTGCGGGCCGTCGCACAGCATCCGATCCTGTCCCCCCTGCGCGATCCGCACCTCTTCGGCGCGGTCTTCGACCCGTGGATGGCCGTCGAGGGCCAGATCGCCTCGGCCCTGCCGCGCCTGCTGCAGCATCCGTCGCTCGCCGCGGAGGCGGCGAACCTGGTGCGGGCCGCGCTCGAGCGTGCCGCCTCGGCCTCCGCCTGGGGCGCGACGCACCGGATGCTGCCCCTGCACGTGCTCGCCGATGTCGTCGGGATCGCTGCGCCCGGCACCGAGTTCGACACCGTTCTGTCGGGCGACGGCGACACGGTGCGCTGCACGGGATCGACCCCCGGCGTCACCGATCGCAGCTGGCGTGGATCGGTCGCCCGCTGGGCGTGGGATCTCGAGGATCGTGAGCGGAGTCTGTGGAGCGTGCCCTTCGGCGCCTCGGGCGACCCCGCCTCACCGCACTTCGCCGATCAGCACGCGGATTGGGCCGAGGTCCGTCCGACCGCGGTCGTCACCGACTGGAGCGCCCTCACCATCGACCGTCCGACGGGAGCATCATGA